From one Pedobacter faecalis genomic stretch:
- a CDS encoding glycosyltransferase family 2 protein yields MDLISIVTVNYNQPQATAELLKSINLYYGQANIEIILVDNCSEKDHEADFRAVNDQIIYIRTARNLGFAGGNNVGIMQAQGDYVFLVNNDTEFTPGLIETLVDTFSESPKIGMVSPRINYYDDKSIIQYAGFTPMNYYTCRNKCIGQYEADQGQHNDVIGPTGYVHGAAMMVSREALSKVGLLPENFFLYYEEMDWCEMMRRAGFDIWINTNALIYHKESLSVGKNSALKEYYMNRNRILFIRRNASWFHTLVFFVYFIIFVTPRNMLKYFKSGTPEFVPVLFRAIKWNLSNKPTSSYLGFKKPGT; encoded by the coding sequence ATGGACTTAATTTCGATCGTTACTGTAAATTACAATCAGCCGCAAGCTACGGCCGAACTCCTGAAGTCAATAAATCTATACTATGGTCAAGCTAATATAGAGATTATTTTAGTAGATAATTGCAGCGAAAAGGATCATGAGGCAGATTTCAGAGCTGTAAACGATCAGATCATTTATATCCGCACAGCGCGCAACCTTGGCTTTGCAGGGGGGAACAATGTGGGGATAATGCAGGCTCAGGGCGACTATGTTTTTCTGGTGAACAACGACACGGAATTTACTCCGGGGCTCATAGAAACCCTGGTAGATACATTTTCTGAAAGTCCAAAAATAGGCATGGTTTCGCCCCGGATCAATTATTACGATGATAAGTCAATCATTCAGTATGCGGGGTTTACGCCGATGAACTATTACACTTGTCGCAATAAATGTATCGGTCAGTACGAGGCAGACCAGGGTCAGCATAATGACGTAATAGGACCCACAGGGTATGTTCACGGTGCTGCCATGATGGTTAGCCGCGAAGCATTAAGCAAGGTAGGGCTGCTGCCGGAAAACTTTTTCCTGTACTATGAGGAGATGGATTGGTGTGAAATGATGCGAAGGGCCGGATTCGATATCTGGATAAATACCAATGCCCTTATATATCATAAGGAGTCGCTCTCGGTGGGTAAGAACAGTGCGCTCAAGGAGTATTATATGAACAGGAACCGCATCTTGTTTATCAGGCGAAATGCCAGCTGGTTCCATACGCTGGTGTTTTTTGTGTATTTTATTATATTTGTTACACCAAGAAATATGCTGAAATACTTTAAATCCGGTACTCCGGAATTTGTACCGGTTCTGTTCCGGGCCATTAAATGGAACCTCTCCAATAAACCCACCAGTTCATACCTCGGCTTTAAAAAACCCGGAACATGA
- a CDS encoding fused response regulator/phosphatase produces MSRNILLVDDDIFQLKLFEKLLTSNGYNCKIAESVDEAEKILKTGSFDLIISDYEMPGKNGFEFRRRLLERDPYKHIPFLFLTSVNDERFVQQGLDLKAIDYIAKNTPASQVLAKIDNLLQAVREQHERSLSEIKGIAEKLNLRNIPQKAPELKRFEISYFNQSFQNQPGGDFIDFIKINDRYTFVVLGDVMGKKWGAWFFSFSFLSYIRSAIRLCVYDENYDLSEILKKLNRVVHDDALLSEIFSTLSLVLLDDESGEVKYAGAGDLPLLKFTESAPELQQYLSDGILLGFYPFAIYTEMKVDLQPNDELYLISDGMIDYEATGEKKSDLRLFKENLYYFRKHNKSLEEIKNSLFSQHVSQVDDCSLIIIRRKS; encoded by the coding sequence ATGAGTAGAAATATTTTGCTCGTTGATGATGATATTTTTCAGCTAAAGCTGTTTGAAAAATTACTTACCTCCAACGGCTATAACTGTAAGATCGCTGAATCTGTTGATGAGGCAGAGAAAATCCTTAAGACGGGTTCGTTTGACCTGATCATTTCAGACTATGAGATGCCCGGTAAAAACGGATTTGAATTCAGACGAAGGCTGCTGGAGCGTGACCCGTACAAGCATATCCCTTTCCTATTTCTCACGTCTGTAAATGACGAACGTTTTGTTCAGCAGGGCCTGGATTTGAAAGCCATAGATTATATCGCTAAAAATACGCCTGCCTCTCAGGTATTGGCCAAGATAGATAACCTCCTGCAGGCCGTCCGCGAGCAACACGAAAGATCACTAAGCGAGATCAAAGGCATCGCAGAAAAGCTTAACCTGAGAAACATCCCGCAAAAGGCGCCTGAATTAAAACGTTTTGAGATCAGCTATTTCAACCAGTCTTTCCAGAACCAGCCGGGAGGGGATTTTATAGATTTCATTAAGATCAACGATCGCTATACGTTTGTGGTGCTGGGCGACGTGATGGGCAAAAAATGGGGTGCATGGTTCTTTTCTTTCAGCTTTTTAAGTTATATACGGTCGGCCATCCGACTGTGCGTGTATGATGAAAACTACGACCTGTCTGAAATTTTGAAAAAGCTCAACCGCGTAGTGCACGACGACGCCCTGCTGAGCGAAATATTTTCGACGCTAAGCCTCGTGTTGCTGGACGATGAAAGCGGAGAAGTGAAATACGCCGGCGCGGGCGACCTCCCCCTGCTGAAATTTACTGAATCGGCACCCGAGCTGCAGCAGTACCTGTCGGACGGCATACTGCTGGGCTTCTACCCTTTTGCGATTTACACAGAAATGAAGGTGGACCTGCAGCCTAATGACGAGCTTTATCTGATCTCCGACGGAATGATTGATTACGAAGCGACAGGGGAAAAGAAATCAGATTTGCGTTTGTTTAAGGAAAATTTATATTATTTTAGAAAGCATAACAAGTCGCTTGAAGAGATTAAAAACAGTCTTTTCAGCCAGCATGTATCTCAGGTAGACGACTGCAGCTTGATTATTATAAGGAGGAAATCATGA
- a CDS encoding S46 family peptidase has translation MNKKKRTVLLSAAILSVSLVLATAFKPWEEGMFPLSEIHKLDLKKAGLKISQNEIYNPKGTSLVDALVNVGGCTGSFVSDQGLIITNHHCSFSAVQQASTPEHDYLTNGFVAKTPSEEIEAKGLTCRITESYEDVSDRVLGSVAQVEDPASRLKLINTAMDNIAREAEQKDPSIKAEVSEMFIGKTYVLFRYKTIQDVRLVYVPHRQIGEFGGETDNWVWPRHTGDFAFMRAYVAPDGSPASYSKNNVPYKPKKFLKVNANGTNEEDFVFILGYPGRTFRHRPAQFIAYQQEYVLPYVSELYAFQNQTMEEVGKKDKATEIKLATRIKRNANVMKNYRGKLQGLKGIDLVAKKQQEDNDLARFINSNIDMKARYGNLMTEIDNLYKLINGDAQRDLWFSQIYNSTSLLSVARNINNFKSAMETYPAGQHQAFFDQNLARLKQILEANYEAYDPEADRIIFKRMLSDAAAFPSGQPVNALKSVARPTDQFAQTTLSSSRLADKNYVLSTLLQSPQSLTAYNDALLRFEKDISVQISELKPEKDRREGLLNKLMGDYVNVKEKFLKKNFIPDANSTLRLTYGYVRGYWSADATYQRPYTTIRGILEKGATDNPEFDYPPQIKSLWDAKDFGPFAKKDLNDVPVALLYNMDTTGGNSGSPIMNAYGELIGVNFDRAYGATINDYAWNESYSRSIGVDIRYVLWVASKIDKADFLVREMGVKL, from the coding sequence ATGAACAAAAAGAAACGAACTGTACTACTGTCGGCCGCCATCTTAAGTGTGTCACTCGTCCTTGCCACGGCTTTCAAGCCCTGGGAAGAAGGTATGTTTCCGCTAAGCGAGATCCATAAACTTGATCTGAAGAAAGCCGGACTTAAAATCAGTCAGAATGAGATATACAACCCGAAAGGCACCAGCCTGGTAGATGCACTGGTAAATGTCGGCGGCTGCACAGGCTCGTTCGTATCCGATCAGGGACTTATTATTACCAACCACCACTGTTCGTTCAGCGCAGTGCAGCAAGCCAGCACGCCGGAGCACGACTACCTGACCAATGGTTTTGTTGCAAAAACACCTTCAGAGGAAATTGAGGCAAAGGGCCTTACCTGCCGGATAACAGAGAGTTACGAAGACGTTTCGGATCGCGTACTTGGTTCGGTTGCCCAGGTAGAAGACCCGGCATCGCGACTCAAGTTAATCAACACTGCGATGGATAATATTGCCCGGGAAGCGGAACAGAAGGATCCCTCTATAAAGGCCGAGGTCTCGGAGATGTTCATTGGAAAAACGTATGTGCTGTTCCGTTACAAGACGATTCAGGATGTTCGCCTGGTATATGTCCCGCACCGTCAGATCGGTGAGTTTGGCGGTGAAACCGACAATTGGGTATGGCCCCGGCACACGGGCGACTTTGCCTTTATGCGCGCGTATGTTGCGCCCGACGGCTCGCCAGCCAGCTATTCGAAAAATAACGTTCCTTATAAGCCCAAGAAGTTTCTGAAAGTAAATGCAAACGGAACCAATGAAGAAGACTTTGTCTTTATACTCGGATATCCGGGCCGCACATTCCGTCATCGTCCTGCTCAGTTCATCGCCTACCAGCAGGAATACGTGTTACCATACGTTTCGGAACTCTATGCCTTCCAGAACCAGACCATGGAGGAAGTCGGCAAAAAAGATAAAGCGACAGAAATTAAACTCGCCACCCGAATCAAACGGAACGCAAATGTCATGAAAAATTATCGCGGCAAACTTCAGGGCCTGAAGGGAATTGATTTAGTAGCTAAGAAACAGCAGGAAGATAACGACCTGGCCCGATTCATCAACAGCAACATCGATATGAAGGCGCGGTACGGAAATCTGATGACCGAGATTGACAACCTGTACAAATTGATCAATGGTGATGCGCAGCGCGACCTGTGGTTTTCACAGATTTACAACTCAACGAGCCTGCTTTCGGTAGCGCGTAATATCAACAACTTTAAATCGGCCATGGAGACTTACCCTGCCGGTCAGCATCAGGCGTTCTTCGATCAGAATCTGGCGCGACTGAAACAGATCCTGGAGGCCAATTACGAAGCTTACGACCCCGAGGCAGACCGAATCATCTTTAAGCGAATGCTCAGCGATGCTGCTGCCTTCCCTTCTGGCCAGCCCGTAAATGCACTGAAGTCTGTAGCCAGACCAACCGATCAATTTGCCCAGACCACCTTAAGTAGCTCCAGGCTGGCCGACAAAAACTATGTGCTAAGCACCCTGCTCCAATCGCCGCAAAGTCTTACCGCATACAACGACGCCCTCCTTCGTTTCGAGAAGGACATATCGGTTCAGATAAGCGAACTCAAACCCGAGAAGGATCGCCGTGAAGGCTTATTAAACAAACTGATGGGTGATTATGTAAACGTGAAAGAGAAGTTCCTTAAAAAGAACTTCATCCCTGATGCCAATAGCACACTGCGACTCACTTACGGATATGTACGCGGATATTGGTCGGCCGACGCAACCTACCAACGGCCCTATACCACCATACGCGGCATTCTGGAAAAGGGCGCTACCGACAATCCGGAATTCGACTACCCGCCACAGATCAAAAGCCTGTGGGACGCGAAAGACTTTGGCCCCTTCGCCAAGAAAGATCTGAACGATGTGCCCGTAGCCCTGCTATACAACATGGACACTACAGGCGGCAATTCGGGTTCACCCATCATGAACGCTTATGGCGAGTTGATTGGCGTAAACTTTGACAGAGCCTACGGCGCAACCATAAATGATTATGCTTGGAACGAAAGTTACAGTCGATCCATAGGTGTCGACATACGCTATGTACTTTGGGTTGCATCAAAGATTGACAAGGCTGATTTTCTGGTAAGGGAAATGGGCGTTAAACTGTAA
- the kynU gene encoding kynureninase: MNFQNNLAFAQGLDQADPLARFREMFYFPNQNNEPFIYLCGNSLGLQPKSAREVLDVQLSNWQNLAVEGWFEGERPWMFYHKALKELIAPIVGARIQEVCPMNTLTVNLHLLMVSFYKPDAKRFKIIMEAGAFPSDQYAIESQVRFHGYYPAEAIIEVAPKAGAFTLEMADILQAIADNRDELALVLFGGVNYFTGQWYDMPAITKAGHEAGAVVGFDLAHAAGNVPLELHDWNVDFACWCSYKYQNSGPGGISAIFVHEKHFGDETLNRFAGWWGYHEEQRFKMEKGFVPEAGADGWQVSCTQVMPMALYHASLQIFKQAGFMNPLREKSEKLTAYLMYLIAEVNTALGYEQYKVITPSQPTERGAQVSIIAKENGKAIFNELVAKHVLGDWREPNVIRLSPVPLYNSFEDVFKTGALLLQVCQSR; the protein is encoded by the coding sequence ATGAATTTCCAGAATAATTTGGCCTTTGCGCAAGGCCTTGATCAGGCTGATCCGCTCGCTCGTTTTAGGGAGATGTTTTACTTCCCAAATCAGAATAACGAACCATTTATTTATCTGTGTGGTAATTCTTTAGGTCTTCAACCTAAATCGGCGCGTGAAGTGCTTGATGTACAGCTTTCCAACTGGCAAAATCTGGCGGTTGAGGGTTGGTTTGAGGGCGAAAGGCCCTGGATGTTTTATCACAAGGCGCTTAAGGAGTTGATCGCACCAATTGTGGGCGCAAGGATTCAGGAAGTTTGTCCCATGAATACGCTGACGGTGAACCTTCATTTATTGATGGTTAGTTTTTACAAGCCCGACGCAAAGCGTTTTAAGATCATTATGGAGGCTGGTGCCTTTCCGTCAGATCAGTATGCCATCGAGAGTCAGGTTCGCTTCCATGGTTACTATCCTGCGGAGGCGATTATTGAGGTTGCGCCGAAAGCCGGTGCATTTACCTTGGAAATGGCCGATATATTGCAAGCTATAGCCGACAACCGTGATGAGCTTGCATTGGTCCTTTTTGGTGGGGTCAACTATTTCACGGGTCAGTGGTACGATATGCCGGCTATCACCAAAGCAGGTCATGAAGCAGGAGCTGTAGTGGGTTTCGATCTGGCTCACGCAGCGGGCAATGTGCCGCTCGAGCTGCACGACTGGAATGTCGATTTTGCTTGCTGGTGTTCCTACAAATACCAGAATTCTGGTCCGGGTGGCATAAGCGCCATATTTGTGCACGAAAAGCATTTCGGCGACGAGACGCTGAACCGGTTTGCCGGATGGTGGGGCTACCACGAGGAACAGCGGTTTAAGATGGAAAAAGGCTTTGTACCAGAGGCTGGCGCCGATGGCTGGCAGGTAAGCTGCACCCAGGTTATGCCGATGGCTTTATATCATGCTTCTTTACAAATCTTTAAACAGGCTGGCTTTATGAATCCCTTGAGGGAAAAGAGTGAAAAACTTACCGCTTATCTGATGTACCTGATCGCCGAGGTGAATACTGCGCTCGGGTATGAACAGTATAAGGTGATTACACCTTCGCAGCCTACCGAAAGGGGTGCGCAGGTGTCCATTATTGCCAAAGAGAACGGTAAGGCGATCTTTAATGAGCTTGTCGCCAAACATGTGTTGGGCGACTGGCGCGAACCGAATGTGATTCGTCTGAGTCCCGTACCTTTGTACAATTCATTCGAAGATGTATTTAAAACAGGAGCGCTGCTTCTGCAAGTTTGTCAATCGAGGTAA
- a CDS encoding DNA-3-methyladenine glycosylase, whose amino-acid sequence MARLPFSFYQGTDVNLLAQQLLGKVLYTRLGDDITAGIIVETEAYKGVEDRASHAYGGRLTNRTQTMYERGGVSYVYLCYGIHHLFNVVTAPEGVPHAVLVRGLEPLQGLELMLARRKMLVLKPNLTAGPGALAMAMGIDRSLNAKDLLGDEIWLEDQGALLTKPEIVACPRVGVDYAGEHALLPWRYYIKGNRYVSKPNR is encoded by the coding sequence ATGGCTAGGCTGCCCTTTTCATTTTACCAGGGAACCGATGTAAACCTGTTAGCGCAGCAGTTATTGGGGAAGGTGTTATATACCCGCCTGGGCGATGACATTACCGCCGGGATCATTGTGGAAACCGAAGCCTATAAAGGCGTAGAAGATCGGGCTTCTCATGCTTACGGTGGCAGGCTCACCAATCGAACGCAAACCATGTATGAGCGTGGCGGCGTCTCTTATGTGTATCTCTGCTATGGGATTCATCATTTATTTAATGTGGTTACGGCACCCGAGGGCGTTCCGCATGCGGTGCTGGTACGTGGGCTGGAGCCCTTACAGGGACTGGAGCTTATGCTTGCACGGAGAAAAATGCTTGTGTTGAAGCCTAATCTAACTGCGGGCCCTGGGGCATTGGCGATGGCCATGGGTATCGACCGCTCCCTCAATGCAAAGGATCTGCTAGGCGATGAGATATGGCTGGAAGATCAGGGAGCTTTGCTGACTAAACCAGAGATAGTTGCCTGCCCAAGGGTGGGTGTCGACTATGCTGGAGAACATGCATTGCTCCCCTGGCGTTATTATATAAAGGGCAACAGGTACGTAAGTAAACCAAATCGCTGA
- a CDS encoding GAF domain-containing protein produces the protein MAEDLQINSSADKAEQYRTLIPQIAALISGEEDLIANMANIAAALKEQFRWFWVGFYLVKDEELVLGPFQGPVACTRIQKGKGVCGAAWEKAETLVVPDVDEFPGHIACASASRSEIVVPVMKGIEVIAVLDVDSEYLSHFDDVDADYLKKIVALIYG, from the coding sequence ATGGCGGAAGATTTACAGATCAATAGCAGCGCTGACAAAGCTGAACAGTATAGAACGCTTATTCCACAGATCGCAGCCCTGATCTCTGGCGAAGAAGACCTGATTGCCAACATGGCCAATATAGCTGCCGCGCTTAAGGAGCAGTTCAGATGGTTCTGGGTTGGGTTTTACCTCGTGAAGGATGAGGAGCTTGTGTTAGGCCCCTTTCAGGGTCCGGTGGCTTGTACCAGGATACAGAAAGGCAAGGGGGTCTGCGGGGCAGCATGGGAAAAAGCGGAAACGCTTGTCGTACCTGATGTGGATGAATTTCCGGGTCACATCGCCTGTGCATCGGCCTCAAGGTCGGAGATCGTGGTGCCTGTAATGAAAGGGATTGAAGTCATAGCCGTATTGGATGTCGACAGTGAATATTTGTCTCATTTTGATGATGTTGATGCAGATTACTTAAAGAAGATTGTCGCATTGATTTATGGCTAG
- a CDS encoding glycosyltransferase family 2 protein, which translates to MIVAFWISLFIIFYTFFGYGLVLYFLVALKRLFKAGRRKHYPFEALPSCTLIVAAYNEEAFIEAKIANTVQLKYPAGKLNFVFVTDGSTDRTPEIVSRYPEIQLLHSPGRSGKIAAVHRAMDHVSTELVVFTDANTFLNTDALMLLCRHYADPKVGAVAGEKRVHIEESADATAGEGFYWKYESKLKTWDSELYSVVGAAGELFSIRRALYEPVPVNSVLDDFMISMQIAGRGYVIVYEPEAYAQETSSANVAEELKRKIRIAAGGIQSIVWLKALLNPFKYPLLSFQYISHRVLRWTVTPFLMILVLLLNVAIVVSAPGQCLYTILLFAQILFYISAWMGKVLEDKKLRVKLLFIPYYFCMMNYAVIAGIGRYIQGSQSVIWEKAERKL; encoded by the coding sequence ATGATTGTCGCTTTCTGGATCTCACTTTTCATCATCTTTTATACTTTTTTTGGTTATGGTTTGGTGCTTTACTTTCTTGTGGCGCTGAAACGACTTTTTAAAGCGGGTCGCCGGAAACATTATCCGTTCGAGGCGTTGCCTTCCTGTACGCTGATCGTAGCTGCGTACAATGAGGAGGCCTTCATCGAGGCTAAGATAGCTAATACCGTGCAGTTAAAATATCCTGCAGGTAAGCTCAACTTTGTTTTTGTGACGGACGGGTCGACCGACCGTACGCCGGAAATTGTGTCGCGCTATCCTGAAATACAACTTCTGCACAGCCCGGGCAGGTCGGGTAAAATAGCTGCTGTGCATCGCGCCATGGACCATGTGAGCACCGAGCTCGTGGTGTTTACCGATGCCAATACCTTTCTTAACACGGACGCTTTGATGTTGTTATGCCGGCATTATGCGGACCCTAAAGTTGGCGCCGTGGCAGGCGAGAAGCGTGTGCATATCGAGGAATCAGCCGATGCTACTGCAGGTGAGGGCTTCTACTGGAAATATGAGTCTAAACTTAAGACCTGGGATTCTGAACTATATTCTGTGGTGGGTGCGGCAGGCGAACTTTTCAGCATAAGGCGGGCACTGTACGAGCCTGTGCCTGTAAATAGTGTTTTGGATGATTTTATGATCTCCATGCAGATCGCAGGCAGAGGATATGTTATTGTTTATGAACCTGAGGCTTATGCTCAGGAGACCTCTTCTGCTAATGTTGCCGAAGAACTGAAGCGAAAAATACGTATCGCGGCCGGCGGTATACAGTCTATAGTTTGGCTAAAAGCGCTTTTAAACCCCTTCAAATATCCCTTATTAAGTTTCCAGTACATTAGTCACCGTGTGCTGCGGTGGACGGTTACACCCTTCCTGATGATCCTGGTGTTGCTCCTTAACGTTGCTATTGTGGTGTCGGCACCCGGTCAATGCTTGTACACGATTCTCCTCTTCGCTCAGATACTGTTTTACATATCGGCCTGGATGGGGAAGGTACTGGAAGATAAAAAACTGCGTGTTAAGCTGCTCTTTATCCCGTATTATTTCTGCATGATGAACTACGCCGTTATTGCCGGTATCGGACGATATATCCAAGGCAGCCAGTCGGTGATCTGGGAAAAAGCAGAGCGCAAACTTTAA
- a CDS encoding bestrophin family protein, producing the protein MVNYNPKDWFTFIFHIHKADTFRKLWPLMISVSILSGLIAFLELNYLKLAETTYVKNVGMMHNLLGFVISMLLVFRTNTSYDRWWEGRRMLGSLTNVSRNFAIKIKALNLTTEDSVFFNYAIPKYAFALKEHLREKQYFGKNSLLIEVDGGKHIPNQVASSISAKVFELQRSGQISQEQLIILNGDIQQFTDICGACERIKKTPIPFSYSAFIKKFIFIYVITLPIGWVFSLGYFVVPIVPFILYVLASLELIAEEIEDPFGVDANDLPVDEICNNIEKHVGEILN; encoded by the coding sequence ATGGTTAATTATAACCCAAAGGATTGGTTCACCTTTATCTTCCATATCCACAAAGCCGATACGTTCAGGAAACTCTGGCCGCTGATGATAAGTGTGTCAATTTTGTCGGGCCTTATCGCCTTTCTTGAACTTAACTATCTCAAGCTGGCTGAAACAACCTACGTGAAGAATGTAGGCATGATGCATAATCTGCTTGGCTTTGTGATTTCTATGTTGCTTGTTTTTCGTACCAACACGTCGTACGACAGGTGGTGGGAAGGACGCCGCATGCTCGGGTCGCTTACCAACGTAAGCCGGAACTTCGCGATTAAAATCAAAGCGTTGAATTTGACGACCGAAGATAGCGTATTTTTCAACTATGCTATTCCCAAGTACGCTTTTGCCCTGAAGGAGCATCTCCGCGAAAAGCAGTACTTCGGCAAGAACAGCTTACTTATTGAAGTGGATGGGGGAAAGCATATTCCAAATCAGGTGGCGTCAAGTATTTCTGCGAAGGTTTTCGAATTACAGCGGTCAGGACAAATCAGCCAGGAACAATTGATTATACTTAATGGAGATATTCAGCAATTCACAGATATATGTGGTGCCTGCGAGCGAATTAAGAAAACGCCGATCCCGTTTTCGTACAGCGCCTTTATCAAGAAGTTCATCTTCATCTACGTCATCACACTGCCTATCGGCTGGGTGTTCAGTCTGGGATATTTCGTTGTGCCTATCGTGCCGTTTATCTTGTATGTGCTGGCGAGTCTTGAACTTATCGCTGAAGAGATTGAAGATCCCTTCGGCGTAGATGCGAATGATTTGCCGGTCGACGAGATCTGCAACAATATTGAGAAACACGTTGGGGAGATTCTGAACTGA
- a CDS encoding histone deacetylase family protein, which translates to MIKIAWHPAYSHPLPEGHRFPMLKYELIPEQLLHEGLITPENLFAPELVSEKVVLLAHDAQYWAELRDLTLSHQAQRRIGFPMTRELVDRELRITQGTIDAACFALEHGLAFNVAGGTHHAGSNWGEGFCLLNDQAVAASYLLNQGLAQRILIIDLDVHQGNGTAQIFYNESRVFTLSMHGEKNFPFRKERSDLDIGLPDDCGDEEYLSKLERALQAATAHKPDFVFYLSGVDVLETDQLGKLALSKDACKHRDQLVFEFCKQNGLPVQVSMGGGYSAHIRDIVEAHCNTFKVGFDLLGA; encoded by the coding sequence ATGATCAAAATAGCCTGGCATCCGGCCTACTCGCATCCGCTTCCGGAGGGCCATCGCTTTCCGATGCTGAAGTATGAGCTTATTCCCGAACAGTTGCTTCACGAGGGCCTTATTACACCCGAAAATCTCTTTGCCCCGGAGTTGGTTTCTGAAAAGGTGGTTCTTCTGGCGCACGATGCCCAGTATTGGGCGGAACTGCGGGACCTGACATTGTCGCATCAGGCGCAACGCCGGATAGGCTTTCCGATGACGCGGGAGCTGGTTGATCGTGAACTGAGGATTACGCAGGGAACGATAGATGCTGCATGTTTTGCTCTGGAACATGGGCTGGCATTTAATGTGGCTGGTGGCACGCATCATGCCGGGAGCAACTGGGGCGAGGGTTTTTGCTTGCTGAACGACCAGGCTGTAGCGGCCAGCTATTTACTGAATCAGGGTTTGGCTCAACGCATCCTGATCATTGACCTGGATGTCCATCAGGGGAACGGCACGGCGCAGATATTCTATAACGAGTCGCGGGTATTTACGTTGTCGATGCATGGAGAAAAGAATTTTCCGTTCCGAAAGGAGCGTTCCGATCTGGATATTGGTTTACCAGACGACTGCGGGGATGAGGAATACCTGAGTAAGCTAGAACGGGCACTTCAGGCTGCTACAGCGCACAAGCCGGATTTTGTGTTTTATCTGTCGGGCGTCGATGTTCTCGAAACGGATCAATTGGGTAAACTCGCCTTATCAAAAGATGCATGTAAACATAGGGATCAACTTGTATTCGAGTTTTGTAAGCAAAATGGTTTGCCTGTACAGGTGAGTATGGGAGGTGGATATTCGGCGCACATCCGTGACATTGTCGAGGCGCATTGTAACACCTTCAAAGTGGGATTTGATTTACTGGGAGCATGA